Proteins co-encoded in one Callospermophilus lateralis isolate mCalLat2 chromosome 2, mCalLat2.hap1, whole genome shotgun sequence genomic window:
- the LOC143390896 gene encoding cyclin-dependent kinase 4 inhibitor B, translating into MREEDKGMLDGSSSDAGLANAAARGQLEKVRQLLEAGADPNGVNRFGRRPIQVMMMGSAHMAELLLLHGAEPNCADPATLTRPVHDAAREGFLDTLVALHRAGARLDVRDAWGRLPVDLAEELGHREVAEYLRAAAGD; encoded by the exons ATGCGAGAGGAGGACAAGGGCATGCTCGATGGTAGCAGCAGCGATGCGGGCCTGGCCAACGCCGCGGCACGGGGACAATTGGAGAAGGTGCGGCAGCTCCTGGAAGCCGGTGCAGATCCCAATGGAGTCAACCGCTTCGGGAGGCGCCCGATCCAG GTCATGATGATGGGCAGCGCCCACATGGCGGAGCTGCTCTTACTCCACGGCGCAGAACCCAACTGCGCTGACCCTGCTACCCTCACCCGACCAGTGCACGACGCGGCCCGGGAGGGCTTCTTGGACACGCTGGTGGCGCTGCACCGGGCAGGGGCGCGGCTGGATGTGCGGGACGCCTGGGGCCGCCTTCCGGTGGACCTGGCTGAGGAACTGGGCCACCGCGAGGTCGCAGAGTACCTGCGCGCGGCTGCTGGGGACTGA